In Aspergillus nidulans FGSC A4 chromosome IV, a single window of DNA contains:
- a CDS encoding GTPase-activating protein LRG1 (transcript_id=CADANIAT00000684), with the protein MPPGDVSLPDSLVPGNGAVRPSLNTSGYGGSNGGSFQTQTPTSPADSTVPFDSPRTRPWNASSTGPDSGQSPVDGRPIRRLDSNPVDARDPTTPQDRTNHWENSGPLERPRPNGRPHAKSPGSSSRICKKCNEPLTGQFVRALMATYHLECFKCEDCGQIVASKFFPVDAEDGSGQYPLCEIDYFRRLDLLCHDCGGALRGSYITALDRKYHIEHFTCSVCPTVFGAQDSYYEHEGKVYCHYHYSTQFAQRCHGCHTAILKQFVEIFRNGQNQHWHPECYMIHKFWNVRLAPTGQPLEYPQMKEDASDEERNQIREEEDLMEEKVYKIWSTLSTFEESSAACISDMLLHVSNGAYLDGVLVAKRFIGHVEILFSAVDELAVSIKAQGMKDLAFGREAKLLCKKIVAFFALLSKTQETGVKKLGVTQELLSLVTGLAHYLKLLIRIGLQGALKLEREQQSPEGLHSLLDRLGDLESLRPLEEEETPADLLVGVDTLADQLSDCCAACKEPIDDECVMLGDNRWHIKPPHFLCSSCQTDLTTNLQDAFLSPKDKQILCSSCVTHKGIVNNTQKGFIRVTKLQQFVFLLRVALARLLAVLRAGGTLFPPETDMPSSFVEDSVVQSDGNQIPPGGELRRRKDGDGSSLEQTVGEMRRLRSIRNERTLSTTYKKARASRIIDGPEGRSVRPGSSGGEGSDSRGPGFQIVEEKDANGEPVTELAFGNQDALTLDDIPRIVAAEQAKEQRPNAYRHAGTKLVGTTEPLPRYNQGHQRGVSNAGIEQPYPAPTGRGKRYFSELSALEYFIVRHVAVLSMEPLLEGAFTLEELLSLIESRKPTIWGIFGRAFTKDAKKGGKKKGVFGVSLDYLVEKEGTESTHGVGPGALRIPALVDDSVSAMRQMDMSVEGVFRKNGNIRRLKDISEMIDTKYEQVDLTKENPVQIAALLKKFLREMPDPLLTFKLHRLFVASQKIPDLEKQKRVLHLTCCLLPKAHRDTMEVLFAFLNWTSSFSHVDEETGSKMDIHNLATVMTPNILYPNTKTSAVDESFLAIEAVNALITYNDTMCEIPEDLQSVLSDSHLFKENSEVTTKDILKRYGDIARGGFSQKASNGGETFTITNQSRGANVPTSARIETDPYQDTASQMQSSVRHVPGPGGNSHPSGAIAPNKDLDKRTRSTSTGSQSEGQPQQVPYRARPNPGPMGVAG; encoded by the exons ATGCCTCCCGGCGACGTTTCACTGCCGGACAGCCTCGTGCCGGGCAACGGGGCTGTCCGCCCGTCCCTGAACACCAGTGGCTACGGCGGTAGCAATGGAGGAAGCTTTCAGACGCAAACGCCCACGTCTCCTGCTGACAGTACTGTTCCCTTCGACTCCCCTCGCACACGGCCATGGAACGCGTCCTCTACTGGACCGGATTCCGGTCAAAGCCCGGTAGATGGTCGCCCTATCCGACGTCTAGACTCGAATCCCGTTGACGCCAGAGACCCGACGACGCCTCAAGATCGGACTAATCACTGGGAAAATTCAGGGCCGCTTGAAAGACCCCGACCGAATGGCCGACCGCACGCCAAGTCCCCTGGAAGCTCATCAAGGATTTGCAAAAAGTGCAATGAACCCCTCACCGGCCAGTTCGTTCGAGCACTGATGGCGACATATCATCTCGAGTGCTTTAAGTGTGAG GACTGTGGGCAAATAGTAGCATCCAAGTTCTTCCCCGTCGatgcagaagatggaagCGGGCAATATCCATTATGTGAAATTGATTACTTCCGAAGGCTAGACCTTTTATGTCACGATTGTGGTGGTGCGCTGCGAGGATCCTATATCACCGCACTGGACCGCAAGTACCACATTGAGCATTTTACCTGCTCGGTCTGTCCAACAGTTTTTGGCGCACAGGACTCTTACTATGAGCACGAGGGCAAAGTATATTGTCATTACCACTACTCTACGCAGTTCGCCCAACGGTGCCACGGCTGTCACACTGCAATTTTGAAGCAGTTCGTGGAGATTTTCCGCAACGGACAGAACCAACATTGGCATCCTGAATGTTACATGATCCATAAATTTTGGAATGTTCGCCTTGCTCCGACCGGCCAGCCTCTGGAATATCCTCAGATGAAAGAGGATGCTAGCGACGAGGAGCGGAACCAGAttcgcgaagaagaagacttgATGGAGGAAAAGGTGTACAAAATCTGGAGCACTCTCTCCACCTTCGAGGAGTCGTCTGCTGCCTGCATCTCAGATATGCTATTGCATGTCAGTAACGGCGCGTACCTAGATGGGGTTCTTGTCGCGAAGCGGTTTATCGGCCACGTAGAAATCCTTTTCTCCGCTGTTGATGAACTCGCCGTATCCATCAAAGCCCAAGGAATGAAGG ACCTCGCCTTCGGTCGTGAGGCGAAACTTCTCTGCAAAAAGATCGTCGCATTTTTTGCACTGCTGTCCAAAACTCAGGAAACCGGCGTCAAGAAACTCGGCGTTACCCAAGAACTTTTATCGCTTGTTACCGGTCTTGCTCACTACCTCAAACTTCTCATCCGCATTGGATTGCAAGGCGCTCTGAAGCTAGAGAGAGAACAGCAAAGCCCTGAAGGCCTCCACAGCCTCCTAGACCGTCTTGGAGATCTTGAGTCACTACGGCcgctcgaggaggaggaaacgCCGGCAGATCTGTTGGTCGGTGTAGACACGTTGGCCGATCAGCTCTCCGATTGCTGCGCAGCGTGTAAGGAGCCTATTGATGATGAGTGCGTCATGCTCGGTGACAATAGATGGCACATAAAGCCTCCGCATTTTCTCTGCTCGTCGTGCCAGACAGACCTGACAACAAATCTTCAGGATGCTTTTTTGAGCCCCAAGGACAAGCAGATTTTATGTTCTAGTTGTGTCACTCACAAAGGTATTGTGAACAACACGCAGAAGGGCTTTATACGCGTCACAAAACTCCAACAATTTGTCTTTCTACTTAGAGTAGCTCTGGCACGGCTTCTTGCTGTTTTACGAGCTGGAGGAACCCTTTTCCCACCAG AAACTGACATGCCGTCTTCGTTTGTAGAAGACTCTGTTGTACAGTCTGACGGTAATCAAATACCTCCTGGTGGCGAGTTGCGCCGCAgaaaagatggagacggGTCTTCTCTCGAGCAGACAGTCGGTGAGATGCGACGCTTACGGTCAATCCGGAATGAGCGCACACTTTCCACAACGTACAAGAAGGCTAGAGCGTCGAGGATTATTGACGGGCCTGAAGGAAGGAGCGTCAGACCTGGTTCCTCAGGCGGCGAAGGCTCGGACTCTAGGGGACCTGGCTTCCAAAttgtggaggaaaaggacgCCAATGGAGAACCTGTTACTGAGCTAGCATTTGGCAATCAAGATGCCTTGACGTTGGATGACATTCCTCGAATTGTCGCAGCAGAGCAAGCCAAAGAGCAGCGCCCGAACGCTTACAGACATGCTGGCACCAAGCTCGTGGGCACGACTGAACCTCTTCCCAGGTACAACCAGGGACATCAGCGCGGTGTTTCTAATGCTGGTATCGAACAACCTTACCCTGCGCCGACTGGGAGGGGCAAACGGTACTTTTCCGAACTCTCTGCCCTGGAATACTTTATTGTAAGACATGTTGCTGTGTTGTCTATGGAGCCCTTGCTGGAAGGTGCTTTCACTCTGGAGGAACTCCTTTCATTGATTGAATCGCGGAAACCAACGATATGGGGTATCTTCGGCAGAGCTTTTACCAAGGATGCCAAAAAgggtggaaagaagaagggcgtcTTTGGCGTTAGCCTTGACTACCTTGTTGAAAAGGAAGGCACCGAGTCTACCCATGGCGTCGGCCCGGGGGCTCTTCGTATTCCGGCTCTTGTTGATGATTCTGTGTCTGCCATGCGCCAAATGGACATGTCTGTTGAAGGTGTCTTCCGGAAAAACGGCAACATTAGACGACTGAAAGACATCTCGGAGATGATCGACACCAAGTACGAGCAAGTGGATTTGACAAAGGAGAACCCAGTTCAGATTGCTGCTCTTCTCAAGAAATTCCTCCGCGAAATGCCCGATCCACTTCTAACATTTAAGTTGCACCGTTTGTTTGTTGCATCTCAAA AAATCCCTGATTTGGAAAAACAGAAGCGGGTGCTTCATCTCACATGTTGCTTGCTTCCTAAAGCTCATCGTGACACAATGGAAGTCTTGTTCGCTTTTCTCAATTGGACATCATCCTTCTCCCATGTCGATGAAGAGACTGGCAGCAAGATGGACATCCATAATCTCGCAACCGTTATGACTCCTAACATTCTCTATCCCAATACGAAGACAAGCGCTGTGGATGAAAGCTTCCTCGCAATCGAAGCTGTCAACGCGCTCATTACGTACAATGACACCATGTGTGAG ATTCCGGAAGACCTTCAATCTGTTCTCAGCGACAGCCACCTCTTCAAGGAGAACTCGGAAGTCACGACCAAAGATATCCTGAAAAGATATGGTGACATTGCAAGGGGTGGCTTCTCTCAGAAAGCAAGCAATGGCGGTGAAACATTCACTATAACTAATCAAAGCCGTGGAGCCAACGTCCCTACTTCTGCCCGGATTGAGACAGACCCGTACCAGGATACGGCATCTCAGATGCAAAGTTCGGTTCGACATGTGCCTGGACCGGGTGGAAACTCGCATCCAAGTGGTGCCATCGCACCCAACAAAGATCTCGATAAACGCACCCGCAGCACTAGCACAGGCAGTCAATCCGAAGGCCAGCCCCAGCAGGTACCTTACAGAGCTCGTCCAAACCCAGGACCTATGGGCGTTGCTGGTTAA
- a CDS encoding ubiquitin-conjugating enzyme E2 (transcript_id=CADANIAT00000685), with protein MSDQAIIRITREIKQIENSADLSIAVDYDEKDIRNVRAVILGPPETPYQFGFFEFSIKFGKDYPARAPSVRALTTNSGVCRFSPNLYAGGKVCLSILGTWTGQPGEQWSSAQGLESVLISIQSLMSSNPYENEPGYEHAKSQTDEENMAHYKAKIRHETIRIAVLQPLESAMGISLDATSKSPGYEKYLSEADDSSEDENHTSTNAFIDLRKRRFLWYYDSYVQLIQSESAKETITPKLPFHRMPFESHGNTMDGHFDYPELQQRLMYLKGKIMDETKNWQAQGLEAKKNELGIAVNLQRQYEQIVETLKNHKNYSIDLTLVNGNPFLWKLTYFGRPTTPLEGGIIKIRIHLSPRFPEEQPRIFVETRLFHVRVSKEGVLCYFPRRIEEMRQHVEAIVAVLEEQEPPYDPRTTVNIEAAKLFWGSPEDRKKYKRTLRRDVERSVEDAFE; from the exons atgtctGATCAAGCGATTATCCGCATCACAAGG GAGATCAAGCAGATAGAGAACAGTGCCGACCTTT CGATTGCAGTTGACTACGATGAAAAAGACATTCGAAATGTGCGCGCGGTCATTCTGGGACCACCAGAGACGCCGTATCAGTTTGGTTTCTTTGAG TTCAGCATCAAGTTTGGAAAAG ATTACCCTGCGCGTGCTCCAAGCGTAAGGGCTCTGACGACCAATTCGGGAGTTTGTAGATTCAGCCCGAATCTGTATGCTGGAGGGAAGGTCTGCTT ATCGATTCTCGG AACATGGACCGGCCAGCCAGGAGAACAATGGTCATCAGCACAAGGACTAGAGTCAGTCCTGATTTCTATCCAAAGTCTCATGTCCTCAAACCCTTACGAGAACGAGCCAGGGTACGAACACGCCAAGTCGCAAACAGACGAGGAAAATATGGCGCATTATAAAGCGAAGATCCGCCATGAAACAATACGCATAGCAGTCCTTCAACCCCTGGAGTCCGCCATGGGTATCTCGCTCGACGCAACCTCGAAATCGCCGGGGTACGAAAAATACCTGTCGGAAGCCGATGATAGTTCTGAGGATGAGAACCACACCTCTACCAATGCGTTCATTGATCTGCGGAAACGCCGTTTCCTCTGGTATTACGATTCATACGTGCAGCTCATCCAGAGCGAATCAGCGAAAGAGACCATCACACCCAAGCTCCCGTTCCACCGAATGCCCTTTGAAAGCCATGGCAATACCATGGACGGTCATTTTGACTACCCAGAGCTCCAGCAACGACTAATGTACCTTAAAGGCAAGATCATGGACGAAACCAAGAACTGGCAGGCACAGGGGCTAGAAGCCAAAAAGAACGAACTAGGCATCGCAGTCAACCTCCAGAGGCAGTACGAGCAAATCGTTGAAACCCTGAAAAACCACAAAAACTACTCGATTGATTTGACTCTTGTCAACGGTAACCCCTTTCTCTGGAAGCTCACGTACTTTGGCCGCCCAACCACACCCCTGGAGGGCGGCATTATCAAGATCCGTATCCACCTGAGTCCCCGATTTCCCGAAGAACAGCCCCGTATTTTCGTCGAGACGCGCCTCTTCCACGTCCGGGTGTCAAAGGAGGGCGTCCTATGCTATTTTCCCCGAAGAATCGAGGAGATGCGTCAACACGTTGAAGCGATCGTTGCCGTGTTAGAGGAGCAAGAGCCCCCTTATGATCCGCGCACAACGGTCAATATTGAAGCAGCGAAACTGTTCTGGGGTTCACCAGAGGACCGTAAGAAGTACAAAAGGACGCTGCGGAGGGATGTGGAGAGGTCTGTTGA GGATGCTTTTGAGTAA
- a CDS encoding uncharacterized protein (transcript_id=CADANIAT00000686) produces MSPTSKRKSHEMADAYPGLEDATPTNSPPKKRMRITRSQKQALMDNLQLEITERARKLRAQYALQAQDLRARIERRVNRIPVILRKANMGELLEKHNASLRAQLENSSPRKYRSPAKGSRNFTAISASGRKKAATVSPSPRRVRKQQHSPAGIYSDKENAPASGEQLDVLKNPKRRTKAGTTGGTSRIVSQEVRGADYRILSPKSSNSRTYPQSPLLRSPEKAQPSSYLSRPMSPLKPSSPLKSTTGNYAASRTGSSRGAVPPRPPSSQTKRPASRAATAGPRSIRSPLSRPGTRQTDRRGSVSSSASSGTTVAKTSSSRRITTASTASAATKMSTARSQASAAAKKTTVSGSRKATVPAGSETATGGRRVLRKRA; encoded by the exons ATGAGTCCCACATCTAAACGCAAATCCCACGAGATGGCCGACGCGTATCCCGGCCTGGAGGATGCCACGCCCACAAACAGTCCCCCCAAGAAGCGCATGCGCATTACGCGAAGCCAGAAACAGGCTCTTATGGATAATTTGCAGCTTGAAA TAACGGAACGAGCACGCAAACTCCGCGCACAATACGCTCTTCAGGCACAAGACTTGCGGGCCCGAATCGAACGACGCGTCAATCGAATTCCCGTGATCCTACGAAAAGCGAATATGGGCGAGCTGCTCGAAAAACACAATGCTTCTCTTCGTGCTCAACTGGAGAACTCATCGCCAAGGAAGTACCGTAGTCCGGCTAAAGGGTCCCGCAACTTTACGGCCATATCTGCGTCCGGCAGAAAGAAGGCTGCGACTGTTAGCCCAAGTCCTCGACGAGTGCGGAAGCAGCAGCATAG TCCCGCCGGCATCTACTCTGACAAAGAAAACGCTCCTGCGTCAGGCGAGCAACTGGATGTGCTCAAGAACCCCAAGCGACGCACCAAAGCCGGTACAACGGGTGGTACTTCGCGCATTGTCTCGCAGGAGGTTCGAGGAGCAGACTACAGAATTCTTTCGCCCAAgtcctccaactccagaACCTAcccgcaatctcctcttctaCGATCACCCGAGAAAGCCCAACCTTCTTCATATCTTTCTCGGCCCATGTCGCCCTTGAAACCATCTAGCCCCCTTAAGTCTACCACGGGTAACTACGCAGCGTCTCGCACGGGCTCATCACGAGGCGCTGTCCCGCCTCGGCCGCCATCTTCACAAACCAAACGTCCTGCAAGCAGGGCCGCCACGGCAGGACCGAGATCTATCCGCTCGCCCTTGTCACGACCTGGTACTCGGCAAACCGATCGCAGAGGTAGCGTTTCATCTTCCGCCTCATCAGGTACAACAGTAGCCAAAACTAGCTCGTCGCGGAGAATAACCACCGCCTCGACTGCCAGCGCTGCAACGAAGATGTCTACAGCGCGGTCTCAAGCTTCAGccgcagcgaagaagactaCAGTCTCAGGATCTAGGAAAGCAACCGTGCCGGCGGGTAGTGAGACTGCAACAGGCGGACGGCGGGTTCTGCGGAAGCGTGCTTAG
- a CDS encoding proteasome regulatory particle base subunit RPN10 (transcript_id=CADANIAT00000687) has translation MRAHPQSAVGLMSMGGKGPEVLSTFTTDFGGILAGLHRTKIHGTAHFTSSIQVAGLALKHRSEKSQRQRIIVFSCSPIAEDEKTLVKLAKKMKKNNVSIDVIAFGDLESDQTKKLEAFVENVKGGDGSNLAIIPPGPNLLSEELQASPILGGDGSGGAGGLGGGDGGDGGAFDLDAAAENDPELAFALRLSLEEEKNRQEKERREREAQQGKENLEGIPEEGSSSKKDNEDPDKMDTA, from the exons ATGCGCGCACATCCCCAGTCCGCCGTAGGACTGATGAGTATGGGCGGGAAAGGCCCAGAAGTGCTATCCACATTCACTACTGACTTCGGCGGCATTCTGGCCGGACTGCACCGCACGAAGATCCACGGGACCGCCCACTTCACCTCGAGTATACAAGTTGCCGGT CTTGCACTCAAACACCGCTCCGAGAAGTCCCAGCGTCAACGCATCATCGtattctcttgctcccccatcgccgaagatgagaagACCCTTGTGAAGCTTGCCAaaaaaatgaagaagaacaacgTCTCCATAGACGTTATCGCCTTTGGTGACCTCGAATCAGACCAGACTAAGAAACTCGAAGCTTTCGTCGAAAACGTCAAAGGCGGCGACGGATCCAACCTTGCCATCATCCCACCCGGTCCGAATCTGCTCTCCGAGGAACTCCAGGCTTCACCTATCCTTGGCGGCGATGGATCTGGTGGTGCTGGCGGTCTGGGaggcggtgatggtggtgatggtggcGCGTTTGACCTGGACGCTGCAGCCGAGAACGACCCCGAGCTCGCCTTTGCGCTGCGTCTGTCGctagaggaagagaagaaccggcaggagaaggagaggcgggAGCGGGAGGCGCAACAGGGTAAGGAGAATCTGGAGGGAATTCCAGAGGAGGGATCGTCGAGCAAGAAGGATAACGAGGATCCGGACAAGATGGATACCGCTTAG
- a CDS encoding putative C2H2 finger domain protein (transcript_id=CADANIAT00000688), with protein sequence MEDHYHYPGFYHYSVQDHLATAQEVEAQYYPHHIADAMAVPMSDAMIECVPIAAEATVKGAHFPPFEPMRYPPPPSAPDLGNWCPLSPFDESLRSVSPQTDCQSNCMSALSYDDSISCTSSFENSPSPSYPEMPSTLYKQESISHPEPTHATPHQNCMLLQAYTPTTHQPDENSCNFTSTAECEREALLPARRPLTGNRVQKHSSKARRKTAAKPSRAEAATTKQTSKKTTDRRFECCFARYGCESTFPSKNEWKRHVYSQHIQTGFYRCDIGRCSLNNRSPSPTGLRTPTSSFPQTPSTPLTLLVNDFNRKDLFIQHQRRMHSPWSANSSTQKSSRKASSASQSEKDSFEESLEAVVKRCWHQLREPPTLSHCGFCDMEFCGVNAWKERMEHVARHYEKRDPGPEKEDLPLREWAEKNGIVSCVNGEWKLVSLWRK encoded by the coding sequence ATGGAGGACCACTACCACTACCCTGGCTTTTATCACTACTCCGTACAAGATCATCTTGCAACTGCGCAAGAGGTCGAGGCCCAGTACTATCCTCACCACATTGCCGATGCAATGGCGGTTCCTATGTCTGATGCTATGATTGAGTGCGTTCCCATTGCAGCAGAGGCTACCGTCAAGGGCGCCCACTTTCCTCCATTCGAACCAATGCGATACCCTCCTCCCCCATCTGCTCCGGACCTAGGAAACTGGTGTCCTTTGTCGCCGTTTGACGAGAGCCTGCGCAGCGTCTCACCTCAGACAGACTGTCAGAGCAATTGCATGTCAGCCCTCAGCTACGATGACTCTATATCGTGCACATCCAGTTTTGAAAATTCGCCATCACCTTCATACCCCGAGATGCCAAGTACACTCTACAAACAAGAATCAATCAGTCACCCTGAGCCCACTCACGCAACGCCACATCAGAACTGTATGCTCCTGCAAGCATACACCCCAACCACCCACCAACCCGACGAGAACTCTTGCAACTTCACCTCTACTGCCGAGTGCGAGCGCGAAGCCCTTCTACCCGCTCGCAGACCGTTGACCGGCAACCGCGTTcagaagcacagcagcaagGCGCGTAGAAAGACAGCGGCCAAACCCAGCCGCGCCGAAGCAGCCACAACCAAACAGACGTCCAAAAAGACTACCGACCGCCGCTTTGAATGCTGCTTCGCCCGCTATGGTTGTGAAAGCACCTTCCCCTCGAAGAACGAATGGAAGCGCCACGTCTACTCTCAGCACATCCAGACAGGCTTCTACAGATGTGACATCGGTCGCTGCAGTCTGAACAACCGCTCCCCGTCTCCTACCGGACTTCGAACACCAACTTCGTCCTTCCCACAAACCCCGTCGACTCCACTAACGCTCCTCGTGAACGACTTCAACCGGAAAgacctcttcatccagcaccagcgccgcatGCATTCTCCTTGGAGCGCAAACTCATCTACCCAGAAATCTTCCCGTAAagcctcctcagcctcccaGTCCGAAAAAGACTCCTTTGAAGAATCCCTCGAGGCAGTGGTTAAGCGGTGCTGGCATCAGCTTCGGGAGCCACCAACGCTAAGTCACTGCGGGTTCTGTGATATGGAGTTTTGCGGGGTAAATGCTTGGAAGGAGCGCATGGAGCATGTGGCGAGACACTATGAGAAGCGCGACCCTGGTCCTGAAAAGGAGGATTTGCCTTTGAGAGAATGGGCTGAGAAGAATGGAATTGTGAGTTGTGTCAATGGAGAGTGGAAGTTGGTTAGTCTTTGGCGGAAGTGA
- a CDS encoding putative choline transport protein (transcript_id=CADANIAT00000689), whose product MDTVQETKSSASKADYGATSIPDVELVKGEVGIADQLEMPMKRKFNILSIIAVGYNISNSWVAIAASFAIAIQSGGALSLLYGIIVVTFAMLCTGVTLAELASVYPTAGGQYHFTSILASRRWSRGLSYFSGLAAIFSWICLGASIGLSGTNALMAIIIRWQPAYQPASWHYFLVYQLFNILVVVYNMYLANKTLWIYNIGFVLSISTFIVITVACPARSEVHVDSKEIWAIMTNGSGWSDGISFLTGLSTPQFMLSGIDATLHLAEECLDPERVVPKAVLATVIVGFLTAFPFAIAISYSYRDVAESLSTNTGFPIFFIWEKATHSPAAATVFMACLFVISCVAFNAVHQTASRLTWSFARDDALFFSKKLSPVHHSLGVPVNALVLDGILVFLVGIVYICSSTAFNSFISTTVIVAQVSFAIPALLVILRRRSSHFLPESRPFRVPNVVGYICNVVCIIWAVILTVFFCFPAALPVTGGNMNYASVVLVVMLIIGVANWFAYARGHYRGPRLEM is encoded by the exons ATGGACACAGTCCAAGAAACCAAGTCATCAGCATCCAAAGCCGACTATGGAGCAACATCCATTCCAGATGTTGAATTGGTGAAGGGCGAGGTGGGTATAGCAGACCAGCTGGAGATGCCCATGAAGCGCAAGTTCAACATCCTGAGCATCATCGCCGTGGGTTACAACATCTCGAACAGCTGGGTTGCTATTGCTGCTAGTTTTGCCATCGCTATCCAGTCAGGCGGTGCCTTGTCTTTGCTTTAtggcatcatcgtcgtcaccTTTGCCATGCTCTGCACGGGCGTGACGCTCGCTGAACTTGCCAGCGTCTATCCTACCGCTGGTGGGCAATACCACTTCACATCCATCTTGGCCTCTCGCCGATGGAGTCGAGGACTGTCGTACTTCAGCGGCCTTGCGGCCATATTCTCTTGGATATGCCTGGGTGCGTCCATTGGACTGTCAGGGACGAACGCTCTGATGGCGATCATTATTCGCTGGCAGCCCGCATATCAGCCCGCGTCGTGGCATTACTTTCTTGTCTATCAGCTATTCAATATACTCGTCGTAGTATACAATATGTACCTAGCCAACAAGACGCTCTGGATATACAATATTGGAT TTGTCCTTTCCATTTCCACGTTTATTGTCATTACTGTTGCTTGTCCAGCTCGCTCGGAAGTCCACGTTGACTCGAAGGAAATATGGGCGATAATGACGAATGGATCCGGTTGGTCAGACGGCATATCCTTCTTAACCGGCTTGTCAACGCCCCAGTTCATGCTGTCCGGCATTGATGCCACGCTCCATCTTGCAGAGGAGTGTCTTGACCCCGAACGCGTCGTACCAAAGGCGGTGCTGGCCACCGTCATTGTAGGGTTTCTGACTGCTTTCCCCTTTGCTATCGCGATCAGCTATAGCTACCGCGACGTTGCAGAGTCGTTGTCCACCAACACTGG GTTCcctatcttcttcatctgggaAAAGGCCACTCATTCCCCAGCCGCCGCAACTGTGTTCATGGCTTGCCTATTTGTCATCTCATGTGTTGCATTTAACGCTGTGCACCAGACAGCTTCGAGACTTACCTGGTCCTTTGCTCGTGATgacgccctcttcttctcaaagaaACTCTCACCCGTCCACCATTCCCTCGGTGTGCCCGTTAATGCGCTTGTGCTCGATGGAATActtgtcttcctcgtcgggATTGTCTACATATGCTCCTCAACAG CCTTCAATTCCTTCATCAGCACTACCGTGATTGTCGCGCAAGTCTCCTTTGCCATCCCCGCCCTTCTCGTGATCCTTCGCCGCCGGTCAAGTCACTTCCTCCCTGAAAGTCGACCATTCAGGGTCCCAAATGTGGTGGGATATATCTGCAACGTGGTTTGCATTATCTGGGCAGTCATATTGACTgtgttcttctgctttcccGCAGCCCTTCCGGTCACGGGAGGAAATATGA ATTATGCGTCGGTTGTGTTGGTCGTGATGCTTATTATAGGAGTGGCGAATTGGTTCGCTTACGCGAGAGGCCATTATCGCGGGCCAAGGCTGGAGATGTAG